A genomic window from Balaenoptera acutorostrata chromosome 20, mBalAcu1.1, whole genome shotgun sequence includes:
- the NT5M gene encoding 5'(3')-deoxyribonucleotidase, mitochondrial isoform X3 produces MIRLRGWCARRPRGAAVPAGPAGLRWASGGPAGRALRVLVDMDGVLADFEGGFLRKFRARFPDQPFIALEDRRGFWVSEQYDRLQPGLSFPVALRLRVFLDGTQGVTEKAISIWESENFFFDLEPLPGAVEAVKQMANLESTDVFICTSPIKMYKYCPFEKYAWVEKHFGPDFLEQMVLTRDKTVVSADLLIDDRVDITGKWPAAGEGGRAEPPLGARALHGLSQPAHAAAAPRPQVALMGRRLEGRPGQQAAPLSWLSPGPARCPAWPYMHLGASLAQGPGQDTGSQADLRPPVREEPGALFRGDSPPLPQGSPLPGQQPPGLRVT; encoded by the exons ATGATCCGGCTGCGCGGCTGGTGCGCGCGGAGGCCCCGCGGCGCAGCGGTGCCTGCGGGGCCCGCTGGGCTGCGCTGGGCGTCGGGCGGGCCTGCCGGCCGCGCCCTGCGGGTGCTGGTGGACATGGACGGCGTGCTGGCCGACTTCGAGGGCGGCTTCCTCAGGAAGTTCCGCGCGCGCTTCCCCGACCAGCCCTTCATCGCGCTGGAGGACCGGCGCGGCTTCTGGGTGTCGGAGCAGTACGACCGCCTGCAGCCCGGGCTGAGC TTCCCAGTAGCACTGAGGTTGCGAGTCTTCCTGGACGGCACACAGGGAGTCACG GAGAAGGCCATCAGCATCTGGGAGTCGGAGAACTTCTTCTTTGACCTCGAGCCTCTGCCAGGCGCTGTGGAGGCAGTGAAACAGATGGCCAACCTGGAGAG CACCGATGTCTTCATCTGCACCAGCCCCATCAAGATGTACAAGTACTGTCCCTTCGAGAAG TACGCCTGGGTGGAGAAGCACTTCGGCCCTGACTTTCTGGAGCAGATGGTGCTGACCAGAGACAAGACCGTGGTCTCCGCCGACCTCCTCATAGACGACCGGGTGGACATCACAGGCAAGTGGCCTGCAGCGGGGGAGGG GGGCCGAGCCGAACCCCCGCTGGGAGCACGTGCTCTTCACGGCCTGTCACAACCGGCACATGCGGCTGCAGCCCCCCGGCCGCAGGTTGCACTCATGGGCAGACGACTGGAGGGCCGTCCTGGACAGCAAGCGGCCCCGCTGAGCTGGCTGAGCCCCGGCCCCGCACGTTGCCCGGCCTGGCCTTACATGCACCTCGGGGCAAGCCTGGCCCAGGGCCCTGGACAGGACACAGGCAGCCAGGCCGACCTCAGGCCTCCGGTCAGGGAGGAGCCCGGGGCGTTGTTCAGAGGGGACAGTCCTCCCCTCcctcagggaagccccctccccggCCAGCAGCCACCTGGTCTGAGGGTGACGTAG
- the NT5M gene encoding 5'(3')-deoxyribonucleotidase, mitochondrial isoform X5 has protein sequence MIRLRGWCARRPRGAAVPAGPAGLRWASGGPAGRALRVLVDMDGVLADFEGGFLRKFRARFPDQPFIALEDRRGFWVSEQYDRLQPGLSEKAISIWESENFFFDLEPLPGAVEAVKQMANLESTDVFICTSPIKMYKYCPFEKYAWVEKHFGPDFLEQMVLTRDKTVVSADLLIDDRVDITGKWPAAGEGGRAEPPLGARALHGLSQPAHAAAAPRPQVALMGRRLEGRPGQQAAPLSWLSPGPARCPAWPYMHLGASLAQGPGQDTGSQADLRPPVREEPGALFRGDSPPLPQGSPLPGQQPPGLRVT, from the exons ATGATCCGGCTGCGCGGCTGGTGCGCGCGGAGGCCCCGCGGCGCAGCGGTGCCTGCGGGGCCCGCTGGGCTGCGCTGGGCGTCGGGCGGGCCTGCCGGCCGCGCCCTGCGGGTGCTGGTGGACATGGACGGCGTGCTGGCCGACTTCGAGGGCGGCTTCCTCAGGAAGTTCCGCGCGCGCTTCCCCGACCAGCCCTTCATCGCGCTGGAGGACCGGCGCGGCTTCTGGGTGTCGGAGCAGTACGACCGCCTGCAGCCCGGGCTGAGC GAGAAGGCCATCAGCATCTGGGAGTCGGAGAACTTCTTCTTTGACCTCGAGCCTCTGCCAGGCGCTGTGGAGGCAGTGAAACAGATGGCCAACCTGGAGAG CACCGATGTCTTCATCTGCACCAGCCCCATCAAGATGTACAAGTACTGTCCCTTCGAGAAG TACGCCTGGGTGGAGAAGCACTTCGGCCCTGACTTTCTGGAGCAGATGGTGCTGACCAGAGACAAGACCGTGGTCTCCGCCGACCTCCTCATAGACGACCGGGTGGACATCACAGGCAAGTGGCCTGCAGCGGGGGAGGG GGGCCGAGCCGAACCCCCGCTGGGAGCACGTGCTCTTCACGGCCTGTCACAACCGGCACATGCGGCTGCAGCCCCCCGGCCGCAGGTTGCACTCATGGGCAGACGACTGGAGGGCCGTCCTGGACAGCAAGCGGCCCCGCTGAGCTGGCTGAGCCCCGGCCCCGCACGTTGCCCGGCCTGGCCTTACATGCACCTCGGGGCAAGCCTGGCCCAGGGCCCTGGACAGGACACAGGCAGCCAGGCCGACCTCAGGCCTCCGGTCAGGGAGGAGCCCGGGGCGTTGTTCAGAGGGGACAGTCCTCCCCTCcctcagggaagccccctccccggCCAGCAGCCACCTGGTCTGAGGGTGACGTAG
- the NT5M gene encoding 5'(3')-deoxyribonucleotidase, mitochondrial isoform X9, translating into MIRLRGWCARRPRGAAVPAGPAGLRWASGGPAGRALRVLVDMDGVLADFEGGFLRKFRARFPDQPFIALEDRRGFWVSEQYDRLQPGLSEKAISIWESENFFFDLEPLPGAVEAVKQMANLESTDVFICTSPIKMYKYCPFEKYAWVEKHFGPDFLEQMVLTRDKTVVSADLLIDDRVDITGAEPNPRWEHVLFTACHNRHMRLQPPGRRLHSWADDWRAVLDSKRPR; encoded by the exons ATGATCCGGCTGCGCGGCTGGTGCGCGCGGAGGCCCCGCGGCGCAGCGGTGCCTGCGGGGCCCGCTGGGCTGCGCTGGGCGTCGGGCGGGCCTGCCGGCCGCGCCCTGCGGGTGCTGGTGGACATGGACGGCGTGCTGGCCGACTTCGAGGGCGGCTTCCTCAGGAAGTTCCGCGCGCGCTTCCCCGACCAGCCCTTCATCGCGCTGGAGGACCGGCGCGGCTTCTGGGTGTCGGAGCAGTACGACCGCCTGCAGCCCGGGCTGAGC GAGAAGGCCATCAGCATCTGGGAGTCGGAGAACTTCTTCTTTGACCTCGAGCCTCTGCCAGGCGCTGTGGAGGCAGTGAAACAGATGGCCAACCTGGAGAG CACCGATGTCTTCATCTGCACCAGCCCCATCAAGATGTACAAGTACTGTCCCTTCGAGAAG TACGCCTGGGTGGAGAAGCACTTCGGCCCTGACTTTCTGGAGCAGATGGTGCTGACCAGAGACAAGACCGTGGTCTCCGCCGACCTCCTCATAGACGACCGGGTGGACATCACAG GGGCCGAGCCGAACCCCCGCTGGGAGCACGTGCTCTTCACGGCCTGTCACAACCGGCACATGCGGCTGCAGCCCCCCGGCCGCAGGTTGCACTCATGGGCAGACGACTGGAGGGCCGTCCTGGACAGCAAGCGGCCCCGCTGA
- the NT5M gene encoding 5'(3')-deoxyribonucleotidase, mitochondrial isoform X6, which produces MIRLRGWCARRPRGAAVPAGPAGLRWASGGPAGRALRVLVDMDGVLADFEGGFLRKFRARFPDQPFIALEDRRGFWVSEQYDRLQPGLSFPVALRLRVFLDGTQGVTDRVTVMPPSLLLKWKSVCPMHSEAKRYQNVRVWNRERSTAGPCKEMDGSCLKNPKLPKSFQQSPFLGKEKAISIWESENFFFDLEPLPGAVEAVKQMANLESTDVFICTSPIKMYKYCPFEKYAWVEKHFGPDFLEQMVLTRDKTVVSADLLIDDRVDITGVTSSLKPRVERDEILLRVRPWKGPHWESGRVGPGSGVTR; this is translated from the exons ATGATCCGGCTGCGCGGCTGGTGCGCGCGGAGGCCCCGCGGCGCAGCGGTGCCTGCGGGGCCCGCTGGGCTGCGCTGGGCGTCGGGCGGGCCTGCCGGCCGCGCCCTGCGGGTGCTGGTGGACATGGACGGCGTGCTGGCCGACTTCGAGGGCGGCTTCCTCAGGAAGTTCCGCGCGCGCTTCCCCGACCAGCCCTTCATCGCGCTGGAGGACCGGCGCGGCTTCTGGGTGTCGGAGCAGTACGACCGCCTGCAGCCCGGGCTGAGC TTCCCAGTAGCACTGAGGTTGCGAGTCTTCCTGGACGGCACACAGGGAGTCACG gACCGTGTTACTGTGATGCCACCAAGCCTGTTACTGAAATGGAAGTCCGTGTgcccgatgcacagtgaggccaaacgaTACCAAAACGTCAGAGTCTGGAACAGAGAAAGGTCtactgcagggccatgcaaggagatggatggctcatgccttaaaaaccccaaacttcccaaaagctttcagcaaagcccttttctaggaaag GAGAAGGCCATCAGCATCTGGGAGTCGGAGAACTTCTTCTTTGACCTCGAGCCTCTGCCAGGCGCTGTGGAGGCAGTGAAACAGATGGCCAACCTGGAGAG CACCGATGTCTTCATCTGCACCAGCCCCATCAAGATGTACAAGTACTGTCCCTTCGAGAAG TACGCCTGGGTGGAGAAGCACTTCGGCCCTGACTTTCTGGAGCAGATGGTGCTGACCAGAGACAAGACCGTGGTCTCCGCCGACCTCCTCATAGACGACCGGGTGGACATCACAG GCGTCACATCCAGCCTTAAGCCGCGCGTGGAGCGAGACGAGATTCTTCTCCGCGTCCGGCCTTGGAAGGGGCCCCACTGGGAGTCAGGAAGAGTGGGTCCTGGCTCTGGGGTAACTCGCTGA
- the NT5M gene encoding 5'(3')-deoxyribonucleotidase, mitochondrial isoform X8, with protein sequence MIRLRGWCARRPRGAAVPAGPAGLRWASGGPAGRALRVLVDMDGVLADFEGGFLRKFRARFPDQPFIALEDRRGFWVSEQYDRLQPGLSFPVALRLRVFLDGTQGVTDRVTVMPPSLLLKWKSVCPMHSEAKRYQNVRVWNRERSTAGPCKEMDGSCLKNPKLPKSFQQSPFLGKEKAISIWESENFFFDLEPLPGAVEAVKQMANLESTDVFICTSPIKMYKYCPFEKYAWVEKHFGPDFLEQMVLTRDKTVVSADLLIDDRVDITDTC encoded by the exons ATGATCCGGCTGCGCGGCTGGTGCGCGCGGAGGCCCCGCGGCGCAGCGGTGCCTGCGGGGCCCGCTGGGCTGCGCTGGGCGTCGGGCGGGCCTGCCGGCCGCGCCCTGCGGGTGCTGGTGGACATGGACGGCGTGCTGGCCGACTTCGAGGGCGGCTTCCTCAGGAAGTTCCGCGCGCGCTTCCCCGACCAGCCCTTCATCGCGCTGGAGGACCGGCGCGGCTTCTGGGTGTCGGAGCAGTACGACCGCCTGCAGCCCGGGCTGAGC TTCCCAGTAGCACTGAGGTTGCGAGTCTTCCTGGACGGCACACAGGGAGTCACG gACCGTGTTACTGTGATGCCACCAAGCCTGTTACTGAAATGGAAGTCCGTGTgcccgatgcacagtgaggccaaacgaTACCAAAACGTCAGAGTCTGGAACAGAGAAAGGTCtactgcagggccatgcaaggagatggatggctcatgccttaaaaaccccaaacttcccaaaagctttcagcaaagcccttttctaggaaag GAGAAGGCCATCAGCATCTGGGAGTCGGAGAACTTCTTCTTTGACCTCGAGCCTCTGCCAGGCGCTGTGGAGGCAGTGAAACAGATGGCCAACCTGGAGAG CACCGATGTCTTCATCTGCACCAGCCCCATCAAGATGTACAAGTACTGTCCCTTCGAGAAG TACGCCTGGGTGGAGAAGCACTTCGGCCCTGACTTTCTGGAGCAGATGGTGCTGACCAGAGACAAGACCGTGGTCTCCGCCGACCTCCTCATAGACGACCGGGTGGACATCACAG ATACGTGTTAG
- the NT5M gene encoding 5'(3')-deoxyribonucleotidase, mitochondrial isoform X4, protein MIRLRGWCARRPRGAAVPAGPAGLRWASGGPAGRALRVLVDMDGVLADFEGGFLRKFRARFPDQPFIALEDRRGFWVSEQYDRLQPGLSFPVALRLRVFLDGTQGVTDRVTVMPPSLLLKWKSVCPMHSEAKRYQNVRVWNRERSTAGPCKEMDGSCLKNPKLPKSFQQSPFLGKEKAISIWESENFFFDLEPLPGAVEAVKQMANLESTDVFICTSPIKMYKYCPFEKYAWVEKHFGPDFLEQMVLTRDKTVVSADLLIDDRVDITGAEPNPRWEHVLFTACHNRHMRLQPPGRRLHSWADDWRAVLDSKRPR, encoded by the exons ATGATCCGGCTGCGCGGCTGGTGCGCGCGGAGGCCCCGCGGCGCAGCGGTGCCTGCGGGGCCCGCTGGGCTGCGCTGGGCGTCGGGCGGGCCTGCCGGCCGCGCCCTGCGGGTGCTGGTGGACATGGACGGCGTGCTGGCCGACTTCGAGGGCGGCTTCCTCAGGAAGTTCCGCGCGCGCTTCCCCGACCAGCCCTTCATCGCGCTGGAGGACCGGCGCGGCTTCTGGGTGTCGGAGCAGTACGACCGCCTGCAGCCCGGGCTGAGC TTCCCAGTAGCACTGAGGTTGCGAGTCTTCCTGGACGGCACACAGGGAGTCACG gACCGTGTTACTGTGATGCCACCAAGCCTGTTACTGAAATGGAAGTCCGTGTgcccgatgcacagtgaggccaaacgaTACCAAAACGTCAGAGTCTGGAACAGAGAAAGGTCtactgcagggccatgcaaggagatggatggctcatgccttaaaaaccccaaacttcccaaaagctttcagcaaagcccttttctaggaaag GAGAAGGCCATCAGCATCTGGGAGTCGGAGAACTTCTTCTTTGACCTCGAGCCTCTGCCAGGCGCTGTGGAGGCAGTGAAACAGATGGCCAACCTGGAGAG CACCGATGTCTTCATCTGCACCAGCCCCATCAAGATGTACAAGTACTGTCCCTTCGAGAAG TACGCCTGGGTGGAGAAGCACTTCGGCCCTGACTTTCTGGAGCAGATGGTGCTGACCAGAGACAAGACCGTGGTCTCCGCCGACCTCCTCATAGACGACCGGGTGGACATCACAG GGGCCGAGCCGAACCCCCGCTGGGAGCACGTGCTCTTCACGGCCTGTCACAACCGGCACATGCGGCTGCAGCCCCCCGGCCGCAGGTTGCACTCATGGGCAGACGACTGGAGGGCCGTCCTGGACAGCAAGCGGCCCCGCTGA
- the NT5M gene encoding 5'(3')-deoxyribonucleotidase, mitochondrial isoform X1, with translation MIRLRGWCARRPRGAAVPAGPAGLRWASGGPAGRALRVLVDMDGVLADFEGGFLRKFRARFPDQPFIALEDRRGFWVSEQYDRLQPGLSFPVALRLRVFLDGTQGVTDRVTVMPPSLLLKWKSVCPMHSEAKRYQNVRVWNRERSTAGPCKEMDGSCLKNPKLPKSFQQSPFLGKEKAISIWESENFFFDLEPLPGAVEAVKQMANLESTDVFICTSPIKMYKYCPFEKYAWVEKHFGPDFLEQMVLTRDKTVVSADLLIDDRVDITGKWPAAGEGGRAEPPLGARALHGLSQPAHAAAAPRPQVALMGRRLEGRPGQQAAPLSWLSPGPARCPAWPYMHLGASLAQGPGQDTGSQADLRPPVREEPGALFRGDSPPLPQGSPLPGQQPPGLRVT, from the exons ATGATCCGGCTGCGCGGCTGGTGCGCGCGGAGGCCCCGCGGCGCAGCGGTGCCTGCGGGGCCCGCTGGGCTGCGCTGGGCGTCGGGCGGGCCTGCCGGCCGCGCCCTGCGGGTGCTGGTGGACATGGACGGCGTGCTGGCCGACTTCGAGGGCGGCTTCCTCAGGAAGTTCCGCGCGCGCTTCCCCGACCAGCCCTTCATCGCGCTGGAGGACCGGCGCGGCTTCTGGGTGTCGGAGCAGTACGACCGCCTGCAGCCCGGGCTGAGC TTCCCAGTAGCACTGAGGTTGCGAGTCTTCCTGGACGGCACACAGGGAGTCACG gACCGTGTTACTGTGATGCCACCAAGCCTGTTACTGAAATGGAAGTCCGTGTgcccgatgcacagtgaggccaaacgaTACCAAAACGTCAGAGTCTGGAACAGAGAAAGGTCtactgcagggccatgcaaggagatggatggctcatgccttaaaaaccccaaacttcccaaaagctttcagcaaagcccttttctaggaaag GAGAAGGCCATCAGCATCTGGGAGTCGGAGAACTTCTTCTTTGACCTCGAGCCTCTGCCAGGCGCTGTGGAGGCAGTGAAACAGATGGCCAACCTGGAGAG CACCGATGTCTTCATCTGCACCAGCCCCATCAAGATGTACAAGTACTGTCCCTTCGAGAAG TACGCCTGGGTGGAGAAGCACTTCGGCCCTGACTTTCTGGAGCAGATGGTGCTGACCAGAGACAAGACCGTGGTCTCCGCCGACCTCCTCATAGACGACCGGGTGGACATCACAGGCAAGTGGCCTGCAGCGGGGGAGGG GGGCCGAGCCGAACCCCCGCTGGGAGCACGTGCTCTTCACGGCCTGTCACAACCGGCACATGCGGCTGCAGCCCCCCGGCCGCAGGTTGCACTCATGGGCAGACGACTGGAGGGCCGTCCTGGACAGCAAGCGGCCCCGCTGAGCTGGCTGAGCCCCGGCCCCGCACGTTGCCCGGCCTGGCCTTACATGCACCTCGGGGCAAGCCTGGCCCAGGGCCCTGGACAGGACACAGGCAGCCAGGCCGACCTCAGGCCTCCGGTCAGGGAGGAGCCCGGGGCGTTGTTCAGAGGGGACAGTCCTCCCCTCcctcagggaagccccctccccggCCAGCAGCCACCTGGTCTGAGGGTGACGTAG
- the NT5M gene encoding 5'(3')-deoxyribonucleotidase, mitochondrial isoform X2, translating into MIRLRGWCARRPRGAAVPAGPAGLRWASGGPAGRALRVLVDMDGVLADFEGGFLRKFRARFPDQPFIALEDRRGFWVSEQYDRLQPGLSDRVTVMPPSLLLKWKSVCPMHSEAKRYQNVRVWNRERSTAGPCKEMDGSCLKNPKLPKSFQQSPFLGKEKAISIWESENFFFDLEPLPGAVEAVKQMANLESTDVFICTSPIKMYKYCPFEKYAWVEKHFGPDFLEQMVLTRDKTVVSADLLIDDRVDITGKWPAAGEGGRAEPPLGARALHGLSQPAHAAAAPRPQVALMGRRLEGRPGQQAAPLSWLSPGPARCPAWPYMHLGASLAQGPGQDTGSQADLRPPVREEPGALFRGDSPPLPQGSPLPGQQPPGLRVT; encoded by the exons ATGATCCGGCTGCGCGGCTGGTGCGCGCGGAGGCCCCGCGGCGCAGCGGTGCCTGCGGGGCCCGCTGGGCTGCGCTGGGCGTCGGGCGGGCCTGCCGGCCGCGCCCTGCGGGTGCTGGTGGACATGGACGGCGTGCTGGCCGACTTCGAGGGCGGCTTCCTCAGGAAGTTCCGCGCGCGCTTCCCCGACCAGCCCTTCATCGCGCTGGAGGACCGGCGCGGCTTCTGGGTGTCGGAGCAGTACGACCGCCTGCAGCCCGGGCTGAGC gACCGTGTTACTGTGATGCCACCAAGCCTGTTACTGAAATGGAAGTCCGTGTgcccgatgcacagtgaggccaaacgaTACCAAAACGTCAGAGTCTGGAACAGAGAAAGGTCtactgcagggccatgcaaggagatggatggctcatgccttaaaaaccccaaacttcccaaaagctttcagcaaagcccttttctaggaaag GAGAAGGCCATCAGCATCTGGGAGTCGGAGAACTTCTTCTTTGACCTCGAGCCTCTGCCAGGCGCTGTGGAGGCAGTGAAACAGATGGCCAACCTGGAGAG CACCGATGTCTTCATCTGCACCAGCCCCATCAAGATGTACAAGTACTGTCCCTTCGAGAAG TACGCCTGGGTGGAGAAGCACTTCGGCCCTGACTTTCTGGAGCAGATGGTGCTGACCAGAGACAAGACCGTGGTCTCCGCCGACCTCCTCATAGACGACCGGGTGGACATCACAGGCAAGTGGCCTGCAGCGGGGGAGGG GGGCCGAGCCGAACCCCCGCTGGGAGCACGTGCTCTTCACGGCCTGTCACAACCGGCACATGCGGCTGCAGCCCCCCGGCCGCAGGTTGCACTCATGGGCAGACGACTGGAGGGCCGTCCTGGACAGCAAGCGGCCCCGCTGAGCTGGCTGAGCCCCGGCCCCGCACGTTGCCCGGCCTGGCCTTACATGCACCTCGGGGCAAGCCTGGCCCAGGGCCCTGGACAGGACACAGGCAGCCAGGCCGACCTCAGGCCTCCGGTCAGGGAGGAGCCCGGGGCGTTGTTCAGAGGGGACAGTCCTCCCCTCcctcagggaagccccctccccggCCAGCAGCCACCTGGTCTGAGGGTGACGTAG
- the NT5M gene encoding 5'(3')-deoxyribonucleotidase, mitochondrial isoform X7, with the protein MPPSLLLKWKSVCPMHSEAKRYQNVRVWNRERSTAGPCKEMDGSCLKNPKLPKSFQQSPFLGKEKAISIWESENFFFDLEPLPGAVEAVKQMANLESTDVFICTSPIKMYKYCPFEKYAWVEKHFGPDFLEQMVLTRDKTVVSADLLIDDRVDITGKWPAAGEGGRAEPPLGARALHGLSQPAHAAAAPRPQVALMGRRLEGRPGQQAAPLSWLSPGPARCPAWPYMHLGASLAQGPGQDTGSQADLRPPVREEPGALFRGDSPPLPQGSPLPGQQPPGLRVT; encoded by the exons ATGCCACCAAGCCTGTTACTGAAATGGAAGTCCGTGTgcccgatgcacagtgaggccaaacgaTACCAAAACGTCAGAGTCTGGAACAGAGAAAGGTCtactgcagggccatgcaaggagatggatggctcatgccttaaaaaccccaaacttcccaaaagctttcagcaaagcccttttctaggaaag GAGAAGGCCATCAGCATCTGGGAGTCGGAGAACTTCTTCTTTGACCTCGAGCCTCTGCCAGGCGCTGTGGAGGCAGTGAAACAGATGGCCAACCTGGAGAG CACCGATGTCTTCATCTGCACCAGCCCCATCAAGATGTACAAGTACTGTCCCTTCGAGAAG TACGCCTGGGTGGAGAAGCACTTCGGCCCTGACTTTCTGGAGCAGATGGTGCTGACCAGAGACAAGACCGTGGTCTCCGCCGACCTCCTCATAGACGACCGGGTGGACATCACAGGCAAGTGGCCTGCAGCGGGGGAGGG GGGCCGAGCCGAACCCCCGCTGGGAGCACGTGCTCTTCACGGCCTGTCACAACCGGCACATGCGGCTGCAGCCCCCCGGCCGCAGGTTGCACTCATGGGCAGACGACTGGAGGGCCGTCCTGGACAGCAAGCGGCCCCGCTGAGCTGGCTGAGCCCCGGCCCCGCACGTTGCCCGGCCTGGCCTTACATGCACCTCGGGGCAAGCCTGGCCCAGGGCCCTGGACAGGACACAGGCAGCCAGGCCGACCTCAGGCCTCCGGTCAGGGAGGAGCCCGGGGCGTTGTTCAGAGGGGACAGTCCTCCCCTCcctcagggaagccccctccccggCCAGCAGCCACCTGGTCTGAGGGTGACGTAG
- the NT5M gene encoding 5'(3')-deoxyribonucleotidase, mitochondrial isoform X10 yields MANLESTDVFICTSPIKMYKYCPFEKYAWVEKHFGPDFLEQMVLTRDKTVVSADLLIDDRVDITGKWPAAGEGGRAEPPLGARALHGLSQPAHAAAAPRPQVALMGRRLEGRPGQQAAPLSWLSPGPARCPAWPYMHLGASLAQGPGQDTGSQADLRPPVREEPGALFRGDSPPLPQGSPLPGQQPPGLRVT; encoded by the exons ATGGCCAACCTGGAGAG CACCGATGTCTTCATCTGCACCAGCCCCATCAAGATGTACAAGTACTGTCCCTTCGAGAAG TACGCCTGGGTGGAGAAGCACTTCGGCCCTGACTTTCTGGAGCAGATGGTGCTGACCAGAGACAAGACCGTGGTCTCCGCCGACCTCCTCATAGACGACCGGGTGGACATCACAGGCAAGTGGCCTGCAGCGGGGGAGGG GGGCCGAGCCGAACCCCCGCTGGGAGCACGTGCTCTTCACGGCCTGTCACAACCGGCACATGCGGCTGCAGCCCCCCGGCCGCAGGTTGCACTCATGGGCAGACGACTGGAGGGCCGTCCTGGACAGCAAGCGGCCCCGCTGAGCTGGCTGAGCCCCGGCCCCGCACGTTGCCCGGCCTGGCCTTACATGCACCTCGGGGCAAGCCTGGCCCAGGGCCCTGGACAGGACACAGGCAGCCAGGCCGACCTCAGGCCTCCGGTCAGGGAGGAGCCCGGGGCGTTGTTCAGAGGGGACAGTCCTCCCCTCcctcagggaagccccctccccggCCAGCAGCCACCTGGTCTGAGGGTGACGTAG